The genomic region TTAGTATAAATGAAGATGAAAACTATCAAAAGGCATGGTGGGCGTTGATTCACTAATAGAATTATGTTGCAATAATTGTTGAGGCTTGTGGCAGAAAAATAGATACAATATGGGAAGAAGCCAGGTTTAACTTGAGGTGGAGGTTGAATGTAAAGATTTCTAGGATTCCTTATAAGGATATAGTCTTTGATTAGATGCCCCTCTTAGCTACATTGAAAATAAACATTTGAcatgttaaaaaaattaaactaattaCTAAATTTCAAACCCTAAAGCTGATGTTTTGTAATTTCTCAAGGTGAAAGTTAAAACTTTGGGCTTGTAACATATTCGACCATCAAATCATCCAATATTTTGTATCATAAAATTGTTTGAGCATGTTCAGATGCATACAACGTCCAAGAAATACGCTTTCCCCTGCTCCCAGATAGCCTTAATCCACCACGCCTATTTTTCGAATTGTTTTTAGcccatttataaaatatttttttttttatgaatatgtaGTCAGTTcctattaatttataaatatatacacatattaaaaaaatatataaaagagatcacgAGCTCACTCCTCAAACTCACATGACAGTTCCCAGAAAGCAAGATAACAGAAATAACAACAAAGCCACTTAAATAAAGAAAGCAACACCAATGAAAAACgaaatgaaagatgaaagagaacatcttttaaaaaaaatgactACTACAACATTTAGCTATGACATCAATGGTGTCCTCTGGGAGATGATACTCAGAGAACTTTCCTCTTTGATAAAAGACAGTGTTTGTTGAGGATCGACCTCTGCTGCAACTTAAAGATCCCTACGCTGTCTTTTTGTGTTGCTGAAGCAATTTATGGATCAAGATGAACATTTGCAGGGGGAGGAAAGGCAATGCAAGATTGAAGGAATGAGGGGAAGTAAAAGGATCCATACAGAAAAAAATGGCTCTGAACTCTAACAGGCGTCTACAAGTGCATATGAGAGTGACAAAAGGTGCAACTGTAGGTACAAATGTGGGCATCCGCATAGCAGATCTAAGAAACAAACCATGATTAGCTTTAGCAATCTCTACCCTGATCTAAGAATATTTGAAGTAGTGGTTTTTCAATGTAATTTTGTTCTTGATAATTTCCAATCACTACACCATTCATAATTAACTTTGTAATCATTTAAAATTCATGATCGACTGTTGGACTTTTAGATCAGTTAGGATTCAAATTTAAGATCAGCTATTTGGTAATTGGCAATCTGGTGTGTAGAGCACCCCAGTAAATGGGAGGTCATAAGTTTGAATCTTAACTGATTTGTGAAAACTCTAACATGATATCAAAGCTCAGATTATCAAAACCAGTCCAAGCTAGGATCTGTGAGCATCTCTGTTTCAGTGGAATAAATTCTACTAATAGCAAAGCCAAGAtgacatttttttaataaaattcttGGAACATTTGAAACAGTGCATGCCCATGAAAGAGTTTTCATCAAAAATCTCAAACGTAAAGACAATTCAGAGTGAAGAAGACTAATTTAAAAGATTAATGTTAtcaacaatcaaatccagaagGGCATTGAATTGAATAGGCATAGAGCGTTCGCTAGTGCAGGGCTGAGCTATCTCAAATGGCGTTTCTTGGGTGAAGACCCAGAGGCTCAAGGGAAAGAGGAGATTCTGTTCCAATTTGCAAGGTTGAATGGATTCCTGCCTTTGATTGCTGCAGAAGCTGAGCCAAAACCTGATCAGAGTTGCAGAGGCGACCCAAGCAGTGGTCGTGGGAGCAAGGGTCGTGGCCGGGGCTCTTCAGCAAGCAGAGGCCGAGGCCGTCCAAGGAAGCAGCTTCAACAACCTGACATTCCCTCCTCAAGCTAGGCTTTCTGTGGATATCTCATTTTGATTACTGGTTATgcaattatatatgtatatttttattagATATCAATTTTGCGTTCAAAAACTCTGTTCCTAGGTTGTTGAAAATCGGACATACATGTTTATAGTGTGTTTTCTTTTTCTGGACTTTTAAACCTTCTATGGTTTAGAAAAATGGCTAAACCATAAGATTAAAGGTTTTCAGATTTTGGAGGGACCTCTGTGCTCTCTAAGTGCAGGGGCTTTCTTTTTCTATTGTCTTGGAATTCAGTGACAAACCTATGTATTTAAAACTAATTAATACAAATCTGACTCtgcctttactgataaaaaaaaaacaatcaaatccagaaacaacaTTGATCAACTAAATTTAAAGAACAGAATGGACAATTCACTTTTTTAAGAAATTCAATTTTGAAGCACCAAACCCAATTCTTCAATTGAGTGATAATGAAAAGTAACAAAAACTGAATTCAACTGAGAGAGTATTATGCCTTTCATCTATTTTCAAAAACAATTGGATGTCCTTCACACTTAATCAAAGCAAATTGATGCTATATTACTCCGTAAAGCATTTGAAGATCTTTTTACTTACATCAAAGCAAAATGATGCTAGATTTACTCTGTAAAGTATTTGAAGATCTTTTTGCTAAAGGCATTTGGAAAAAACCTACCAGGGATTTGTAAGGAATTGAAGGAAACAACTCCAAAGACAACAACTTTTAGGTGTTGGTGGGTTGCGTTGAGCAACTCAGGGGAAAAAGAGGAAGCAACTTTGGTTCACTTTTCAGACTTGGTAATGGCCTAAAACAGAACTCCTCTACTTCCTCCTCCAAATATGAGGATTGATTGCATGATGTAGGGGTAGAAGAATATGATGGGCTGTAACTGTAGCTAAACAGATCTGCCCCAAGAGGAGAGATTGGGCTGGGAATCAGAGTGGGTGATAACGCATACTTATTGCCTGCTAACTTCATTGCATTACCAGGGTCGTGAACAGTGAAACCCAACTTAATCTCCAAGTTTCTCTCAACTTTCCTTCTTTTCTGGAGCCTGTACTCTGATTTCTGAGGACCCAATTCAATCATATTCTTCATCACAGCATCTGATTCCATCTCTGCTACTCCCCTGCCTCTGCTTGAAATTCTTGCAGGAATGGTGACAGGGAGCTTTTCTCCCTGTGAAACACCAGTGAGTTTCTGCACAGTTTCCTTGAAGTTATGCCTATCTGTTGTAACAAAAGTTGGTGCCATTGCAGTTGTAGTCTGCTTGAATGATATTTCACATTCAGAACCCCCAAACATGGCTTGGGACTTCATCATGAAAGAAATACAAAACCGAAACACAAATAAGTTGTTCTACTTGATCAATTTGATCAAGAGAATTTTTGATGGAATGATCAAAGATCAGATTAACTGATAGATGAATGAATTACAATTTCCTCACTATATAAAGGTTTTACAACCCAAAAACCAATGACTTCAAACAAGAAAACTCTCACAGTGGAAGGCAATCACACCATATCTACCCTCTGGAATAAAGAAAACTTCTGAATTGCAATGAAACCCTTTTCAGAAGCTCTGCAATTTGTAGCATTGCAACGAGATTCAAACAAAGGACAGGATTTTCCACAAAGATGCCCCAGATTCAACCTTAGTCAAAAACGTGTAATCGATATTCAAAATAGTAAGTCAAGATTCTTGAGTTTATCTGCTCAAGTAGAAATTCTATAAGCTACGTGGACTAAGAATGCTTCTCTCTGCAAGTAACCCCACACGTCACAGACAATTCGTCTGTGTGGACATGTTCAAGATATGGGTTTGGAAGTCTAATGAACGTGATAAGCAATCTAATACTCTGGAAACAGTCAAAGAATATTCACTGGTTTTCAACGACTTTTAATCAAGCACGAAATgtgtttatattttaaaaatatactcATTAACTAGTTGCAGTTTTAGTCTTGGATTTCACGCAAGTCTTTGTGTACACACAAACATATAAAAAACTTGTGGGGTACAAAATAATACTCTTTTTATATCCCTCCAACTTACTACCTACATTTGCATTCAAATTGGCAGTGTTTCATCAACTCTTCTTGTTGATTACGACTGTATGACTTCATTTAAAAAATCTTTTCATTACactttttattgatgttttgtgtgTGTGGAGGGTTCTATAGTCATAGGTTTAATCTTTTTGGTTAAGAGTTAAAGACTAAGAGGTATTTATTTCGTCAGATTTGTCGAGTGCACAATTTgagcctcatcccttatgatgtaggagctttgcactcaacaagacttgatctttggtgggatcattcaaaaccattcaacttcactagtagaccaAGGGCTCATTGACAAGGTTATCATATTACAAAATTTATGATCAAGTTTTTATACCACTTAATGATGGAttagagtgtgatttgaaatgtaGATATAAACATTCTTTAAATCATTTGAAccaaaaaattgatctttttaatcaagtttatatatatatatatatatatatatatatatatatatatatatatatatatatatatatatatacacacacacatgtatatacatatatgtatgtatacatacatatatgtatgtatacatacatatacatgtatatatatatatatataaacatgcatatatagatatatacatgtatatgtatgtacatacacacacatacacatacatccatgcatacatacatacatacatacatacatacatacatacatatgtgtgtgtaattgtgtacacacacacatacatatatggagGGTTTCTATAGTCATAAGCTCAACGTCTTCGACTAAGAGCCAAAAACTAAGGGGTATTCACTCAACCAAATTTGTCGAGGGCACAATCctaacctcatcccttatgatgttggggccttgcactcaacaagacttgattctTGGTGGAATCATTCAAAACCACtcaacttcactagtagaccaagggcccattaaCAAGGTTATCATATTTTGAATCATATTACATAATTTATAATCGAGTTTTTCTACTTCTTAATGATGGATTAGAATGAGATTTGAAATGTAGATATGAAAATTCAGtatataatttgaatttaaaatgttgTATTGATTATAAAAGATTATAGAATATAAATTTGAAATTGTATTAAACTATTACCTAAATCTTTTTACAAGTTTATAAGTTTTAACATCCGTTAATGCATGCTCATCACAAATGTAGTTTATTGTTCTCACCTTTCTACATCTTTATAATTTACAACATTCTCAATGCCCTAAAGTAATTTGGATAACCAATACTATTAAAAAAATCCTTAATTGAATGGTTTGCAAATGCGTGGGTGGTTCTCTTTACTCATGATAATAATTTCAAATTCTAGCATTTCATTATTTGCTCAAATGTATCATCGTCCACAAGTTCTTTGACTAGATATGAAAGGCCATGGAAATAAGCATAGGCATCAAGGCCAAGTTGGATGTATGATATAGAGACTATGAGATTCTAGCAAGGCATCATTTGCTTTGCATTGTTATCCATGAGTTTCCTCACTAGATATGAGGGGTCATTCAAATAAGCATACACATAAGCCCAAGTTGGATGTTTGAACGCAGAGGTTGCTAAATTTGTATTATACCTATTTTTTGTAAATGTGTAttatacttttttttattttttagacttGATATTAGTGAAAGACTATGAAGTGTGCAAGAAAAGTTTATCTACTATTAATTTCAAATTAGATATCAATGATTTGAACATGTAACAAAGGTGGTGAATACACAAAAAACTTGTACATTGATTTTAAACTAGTGAATTTTTTTGTGAGGAATATTTTTAAGGGgggttgaaatttgaaattttgcaaTGACAAGAGTATTCAAATATTGATAAATAGATTGGTGGCCTTGGCTTTGCTATGTGTTTATGTCATACTGCATTTCTACAGATTTTTTTCTTGCTTGCATTTATTATTATACGAGTTACATTGCATGGATTGTGGGCATTTTCAACTATCCTTATATGGCCTCAACAATTGATTCCTCCATAGTTGATACTATTAGAGTTGAATGGTTGACAATGTCCAATGGCTTCCCAACTCAAATGCCCTTGAAAGTTTGTACCCAAGGTGTTCCATGAGGTATATCCCCTGAAACACCATCAGATGTGGCTCTTCACATTCCTTAATTGGATAGTTCTTGAAAATGGTTTGAGAATTTCACTTTAGTTAGATATTTTGTGGGAAAGGTCCCCTCTAAAAGCACACTTAGAGACTAGGTTGACAAAGCTTGGAACCCACATGGGATCTAGCTTACTGCCATGTAAAACATCCTCAAAGTgttttttctctttcatttcaCCAAGGCCAAAAATGTAGAGGTTATCCTCAAGCAAGGCCCCTAGCTTgttgtaaagacgtcaatctaggatctaaccctaaactacgctttattcataaataaacttaaaatttcaatctctaagcatattttatacaagatataagcaaacatcgaatatatcataataatgcacatgaataatacaatatccaatacaaagaagttcttatttcctacttaggcttccagattgccttaagaatatacaagaagatgcattcgtcgatctttagtctgagtcacTTCCTTCTGTCTTTCGAACGTAgatgagaacaagaatcaggcgctttttccgcccaaccttgaagcttatgcttccccggaattcttggtcaatcaagaatacccgaccctgcacgaattggtttaaccaaagaattcgaaagcaagagggaatttggtgcatgcctagataatatatggattttcatttttcctagttcattctaagaaacaagcatttgctatcatactaggatgtggtagagagcataaataaggaatttccatctttttctacggATAATTAAAACAATAACTTGGctgagtatatgccatgcacaacaaaataatagttggaaaaagcaactattctccctaaagcatccacattcggcacccatcccgaaaggtaaatttttccaacttaagcttaaccctagcttgattccctcaaacacaaattcttttgagaatacaatctttcttttaaaacaaaaatagagatatcatttttgttgcttactaatcattacttgtctaatatatctttcgaagacaatctttcataaaaacgataaacttttataagcaataatcttaaaatcaatcttttgaccaaaataaagtacatacaatagaaggtgttaaacatgtatgaaattaatctcatatgtaaacaaaagtacgcaaacacattctaaaaatagaattaaactaattatttttgtgcaaaatacgatattatcaacatcttttctctaaattcttttcttttattccacaatggtttataaagcatttcaaatacgatattaataattgatacccatttggacatacgtatctattatctaaacttccatttcaacaaattttataccaaatttaacgaataaaataaaacataaacaaaggattctaacctcttggaaacttagagtggattgtaagcttttgaccttgtcgttcttcgtcaaatgattccacgccttgatcgcaagtctctctttctctccaactattcttatctctatccaactatctctctatcgctcaatctccacgatattatccaactattcttcctctacatccaactattcttcctctatctcaaactattcttcctctctatcaaactattcttccttTATATCAAACTATTCTACCTCTATctcaaactattcttcctctctatcaaactattctaccTCTATCTtaaactattcttcctctctatcaaactattcttacTCTCTCTTCAAGAATTATCGCTCTtctaatctcgtgtgagaaagaaTGAAGTGAATGAGTGTGTGCatacgtctatttattctaatcttgGCTATGTTTGCTGCTATCCTTTGGGTCTTATTTACTGTTCCATTATTTCTATTGTCATGTGGTTGTAACTATATTCTCCACGCAGTCTTATGGATTAAATACCATCCTTGTTTTGTGGCAAGTTCGAGTCTTATTGTTTAAAGCTTCCAACCGTTTTAGTTGGAGCTTGATTGCTGCATGGAACCTGTCGACTTCAGCTTATCCACCGCAGAGTGGTATTGCATGCCAAGTTGTGGGAGTGTTTTACACGTTGTTTATGTTTCAAATGGGATTAGTGGTAGTCGGTAGTATCTCCCTTAAGCTACGCCTACCTTAAACATCTTACCTTATTGCCTCCCACCGCATTTGACCTGCGTTAATGCTTTGATAGCGGCCACCGTGGATGGAGGGAGACTGTTATCAAACCAACCAAAGCGGCTACCGTGGGTGGAGGAGTCTGTTTACACACCGACCAAGGCAGCTCTTCCATTTGCTTCAAACGGTTGACCACCTTTTTCAACCCGCCAccttatattattattatgtttaatattatatttataatatggtatgttttataatttataaatgacttttcattaaacattaaactttgtttttaatatattctttgataaaccttttctttgataaagaaatatatatatatcatattttcatttcctaatttaatttcatacatacatattcgatatttacaaatagatgatcaaattattattagacaAATTTCATATGAATAGACAAAACATTTGACGAAatcaaatttcacgataattggttattgatatatgtatatgattgaataaatttctcatatatatatattagactattatttaatttacaaaatttaaacttgtaagtactcttttcatacatttacatagctgaacaagaaggacataaaaacctagggtcgatattcaTTTTCGAATCATCtatacattttatctcttttaaccataaaacttaatatttcaccattactcatgcaacttaaattcaattcaatcgCCACTCACATCATACAATCAATacacatgtataattatttaaatcaatctactactcattccaaattcatcatttcagtttgaacaaacactcaaataaggtcatttaaatcatccacactttcaagatgcaaattataaatcctaacgtggtgtgtgaaagattcccttttctatcgaagtcattcagttaaaagcaattctacttgattcgtgttctcgccttcgacctccttcacctcatcctacattacttgcactcaaaattttatcagcattgacaaacccaaaagaatattgaatttcatatcatttgcaggagtaaaaagcatattatatttcctcatactagattatgaatgatctaatctattttgaatttcaaaatcacattacatctttaaattgcacaatattaaataaaacgattcgtgaCACTTGTCCATTATTCACTTTTAGCGCTCTAACCTCGAAATTGGGACTTTGTTGTTTCAAATGACAAGTCTCTTCAAACTCTTGTTTGGGTTGACTTTCTCAATCTCCCCTACCTTGTTGGAACTTTTTGTCCCAAATAGTGCCTTTGCTAGGTAATATGATATGTGTAGAACCTAAAAGATTCTACTTGGTTTATCTATATGGACGTGTTTGTGTGGAGATATACCTCACAGATATTATGGATATATAAATTGGCTAAATCCATTATTCGCAATGGGTCCAATGTATTAATCTACCCAATGAATGCTATCATTACTAATACTTCACGTATAATATTTGAGATTGTCCATTGGCATCTTTGTGCCCAAATACCTAAGCATAACTGTTATTATGGCCAATACTTCCTACAAAATAAGAGAAAAGCTCATCCACATTCATTAACCGATGGAATAAGAAATTGAATGTTTCAAAGTTGGCTCCCAAAGCCCCTAGCTCAAGTTGATTCAAAACCCAATAGTAGTAGTAAATCTCCCATTTCCCCTCCTAGGGATCCATCTTGTAAGGTGAGGATGAATATTCCAATTGCTACTCAACCAACCATGATCTACCACCCTTCCCCCCCTCTTGTTGGGTAAAGGAGGTCTCACAACTAACCTGGGCACTTGGAAGAAGGAGAGTTTGTGTCACTAAGGATTTGAGGTAAAAGAGAAGGAACACTTGGTTTGTAGGCTGAAATGATCTATATATGGTTTACAATAGTCCCCCTAGATGTGGTATcaaaaatttaattcatttttcatgAAATTGAATTTTGTTAAAAGTGAAGAAGATCACTATGTATACATTAAATATATTAATGATCATATTCTAATTGTTTTCTTGTAAGTCGATGATATGTTATTTTCCGTAACTCTAAGACAATCATTGGTGAGTTGAAAACTCAACTTTCAAggaaatttgatatgaaggatttggaaGTTGTTGGGTATGTAATTGGCAAGGAAATCAAAAGAgattgagaaaacaaaaaaaaactttagTTGCCATAGAGTAAGTATGTTGGCACTATTTTGAATAGATTTAGATTGTAAATCAATAAGAATTCATTTACAGTTTGGAACAAAGATTTCATTAGATATGTTTCATAagaatgatgatgatttattggaTATGTCTAGTGTGACTTATACTAGTGTtgtaggaagtttaatgtatgcaatggtttggaCTAGACTAGGCATTGCACAAGCAGTGGGAGCTTTAAGTCAGTTTATGTCTAACCTTGGTAGAGAGCATTCGAATCATGTTAAAAGGGTCTTTGGATATTTGTGAGGTACTTCTGATTACTATTTGGAACATTGTGGGACCAATAGTATGGTTAAGACATTAGACATATAGGGATTTCTTGATTCATATTGGGCAGGTGACTTGGATAGTCAAAGGTACACCATTGGGTATGTGTGTACTTTTTTTGGAGAAGTAGTGAGTTAGATGAGTAAAAGGTAGGCTACAATTGGTTATCCACCATTGAAGCAAAGCATATGATTTCTACCTATGTCTCTAAGGAGGTAGTTTGGTTACAAAGATTGTGTACAAGAATTAATTTTAATTGCAAGGTTATTTAGATTCATTGTAATATTAAGAGTACAATAGATTTAGGCAAGAATATCATGTATCATTAACAAACTAAGCATGTGAATGCTTAATAGCATTATTTTTGTGAGTTAATTACAAATGGACATATTGAGTTGAAGAGATTAAGATTCATGATAATATTGCAAATGCACTAACCAAACTTGTTAGCACAAAAATTTTACTTCGTGCAAGGAGGCCATGGGCCTTGTTACA from Cryptomeria japonica chromosome 3, Sugi_1.0, whole genome shotgun sequence harbors:
- the LOC131067022 gene encoding VQ motif-containing protein 4, with product MMKSQAMFGGSECEISFKQTTTAMAPTFVTTDRHNFKETVQKLTGVSQGEKLPVTIPARISSRGRGVAEMESDAVMKNMIELGPQKSEYRLQKRRKVERNLEIKLGFTVHDPGNAMKLAGNKYALSPTLIPSPISPLGADLFSYSYSPSYSSTPTSCNQSSYLEEEVEEFCFRPLPSLKSEPKLLPLFPLSCSTQPTNT